The DNA region AACATCAAATTGAAACTCAACGACTTTTAAGATCTCCTTAAACTTCAACCCATAGTAGAATGTTAATACATCTCCTACCACCATTAGGCAAGTATTTCTGGTAGAAAACTACACAGATTAAATATCAAGTAGATCGACTGCAAGAACACGAGAATATCTAGGATCAAGGCCAAATCACTGATGCAGGGAATGATATGATAAGGGTATACATTTTAGCAGGTCTTAGTATTCCGCATTATCATAATCCGTGGAAACACCCATCATAAATCCGGACTCAAAAGTTCGCAGCAACCGAATAACAGGACAAAACTCCTCCCCATTAAGCTAGAACAGCAAGTCAATAGGCAGAACAGCAAAATGAACACACCTCTATGGCTCTACATCCCTTTGAATCcctttaaatttgctacataaCGCAAATCGAAGCTAGAGCTTCTGATGTTGTGTATCAGATCGAAAGGGGTGCGAGGGTGTCAAATCTTTAAAATGGCTGAGAAACAAGATTCTGGTTCTGAATCATACATGATTCTTTATTCTAAGCTTCACCATACAATCTTTTAACTTCTATTTAGGTGATCCTATCACTCATTATTCTTCAACATAATCACCACAAATTTCAACATTTACATTCTTCAACATGACCACCACAAATTTCATTCAGAACTTCACATAACAAGTGTAAAACTTCTTTCACCACATTAACTAAAACAACTCAAACACAATCATAAGATCACCTTGAATTGTAAAAAGCATCATTTCAATACAAATTACTAATTGCATCACTTTCTTTGAAAGGACATAGAATAAAACCAGATTTCATACAAATGGAGTAAACCAATGCAACAAACACTACTCAGTAGAATAGATAGAAATTTCACCTTCTATTAATAGACAGATATGCTACAATCATTCAATCAACACCACCCACTTCCCCCAACAAACAAAATCCAGttcaaacccttaaaatctgaAGCTTATTAGAGAAAGCAATAGCTACCCAATCAGGCTGAGACGACGACCATTGAAGCTGCTCGATCTCAGCTCCTGCAGTGTAAGCCAAAATCGGGTCTAACCCACCTTCCACAGGCTGACCCATGGAAGACAAATCCCAAATCAAAGCTTGCATATCATCCCCAGCAGTACAGATATGACAAGAGCTATGAGGAGCCCAAGCAATGGCATTAACACTAGCTTGATGCCTTTGCAATTCAACGACAGGAAGTGTCGGAAAACGGATATCCAAAACTACAACTTTCGGATTATCCATGATAATTGTAGCCATATATCTTGGATCTTGTTTATTCCACCCTAATCTAACCAAAGGAGTATCAGGTTCAGAACTCTCATAGATAATAGTTGAATGTTCTTTATCTCTTAAATCAAAAACCCTAACAGAACCATCTGCAGAAACAGACGCAAAAACCCCAGCACCTCCCCAAGCAATATCATAAACCTCTTTATCATGAGCAATCAATTGAGTATCCACAGTTTCTCGCTCAATATCCCAAATTGTACAAGTCGTATCAATTGAAGAAGTCCCAATGCGACGCGGTTCAGCCTCATTCCAATCAAAAGAAGTCAATGGGCCACAATATTCTGAGTTTTTGTTGCCATTAAGGAAAGATTTAAGCTCAACTTTAGACGAATTAGAAGAATCCGAGTTTATATGCCAAATTCGAAGATAATCGGATGACGTTGCTAGAAGGTCAGATTTAGAACAATCTTTATCAGGAATGAAAATTGCTTTAGTGGGTGGGTAAGGATGGTCAAAGGAGAGAGAAGGGTCAGATTTGATTTCACCAGTAGAATCATCGAGTTGAACGATTTCGACTCGATTTTGTGCATGTTCAGTAAGGGAAGCAATAGCGAGTCGGTACTTTTTGTCGCGACGAACACTCCAATTCATGGCGTAGATATGCCATGGTGCTTCGTAAGTGTAGATTTCAGAACGTTGTTTTTGTTGTTCGTCTGGTGATGGATCTTGGTTTGCTTCTTTAGAGGGATCAGTTGGTGCGGTTGCTCCCATTGTTAAGGCTTCGATTAGGGTTTCTTGGGTTAGGATTAGAAAatgatttgggggttttcactTTTCAGACTTGTGAACGGATGATTGGGTTATGGCCGGTTTGGAGGTGGACAATGGACGTTGCGGAAGTTGACGATAGATTTGTTCCTCCGTACTATCGATTAACAAATGCAAGGGAAATTTATCCTAAATAACTCCATTTAATTGTTCATCTGTTGTaaataattcaattattaattatttctaaagattttaatttttttatatttttcgcTAATATTACCCCTTGTCCTATTTTAACCGATTTTTGTAGATACCTACAATCAAAGAAGAGTATAATTAGACCAACGAAGAAGCATAAGGAGGAAAAAAAAGTGAGTGCAACGACTAGTACGTATCTATAGACTATAGTAGTCGGTTAAAATGAGAAAATGAATGTTATcagcaaaaaatatacaaaggttgAATCATTTAGATTTAATTATTAGTAAGGATTATTCACAGTAGATGGacaatatgtaaaattatttagaacaattttttctttttaatattcaCACCTAGTTATTTCTCTTTTTAGCCTACCCAATAATCCAacaaaaaagtatttaaaaattaattttaataaattttacattgaaTCGAAGACAAAGTCTCCCCTAACTATATTTAAACTTATACCctattttaagaacaaaatataaattatagataattaaataaaaaatgggaCTCATGTGCTGAAGGGAGTTAATATTAGTATTTAGTACTCAATTTCTTTGTCTCACTCAATTTAGTTATTTACTTATACCCGACATAAGTTATGAACCAacaataagaatataaaaatatagttatttacttaattataaaataaaaaaaaaactcatttacCCTCGGGTTCCACCCGCTAAGAAAGAGGGCATGTAGGGGCAAACAAACTAAACCCGCTAAAAAAGAGGGCATGTAGCGGCAAACAAAGCAAACCCGCTAAAGTGGATgagcttttgaaattttagGTTCACATGTAGGTTTGTAAGGGCAAAACCTGATCCGCTACCCGCCTAAACGCGCCCATGACTACAATTTATAACAATAGTCAATAACTATCGAGCAAAGTCTAATTGTACGAACAAACATAGTTACATGGATCATATTCAATTcatctaaatatatattttcataatatatcttttaataatcattttgtcATGTGTAACTATGGATATTATAGTGCATTCGAtagtgtaaaataaaaaaatatagcaaatattaACAATCAAGGATAGTATctaataatcttgaattaaaattacaaaacacaAATAATAATTTGAGAATCCAAAAAggtaattacaataataaaatttacaaatttttccattaatatatttaatattaattaatcattacAATATATTCTAATTCCATTTCAATGTCTAAGTTCTATAAAGCAACTCATTTACAGTCAATAAAAAACATCATGAAATTTTACCATATTTTTCTATTTAGAAGTGTTTATTCTAgtcattaaattaatataattaaatgtttCGGTTTAACTTCAATTATATAGAATGGAggaattacttaatttttatgaGCAaactttcttcttcctttttttttttggtttagttgAATTTTCTCCCCAATGCTCTAATGATGTGAACTTCACATTGTGAAGCCATCACACCAACATCTCCATCTCTCTTTACTCCTATTTATACATACAAGACAAAATCAACAAGACTTCATTGCATGCACTTTCCTTCCCCTTTTAGTAACTCTCTATAAATCACCATTCACCCATTCAAGTTTCCTCCAAAGACTATCTCTTTCTCAATTTCATCTCATCATATTTCTCAATTTGTTGGCTTACTActtagttatttttttgtttcggATAGTCTAAGAGAATCTATACAAGCaaacagaaaataaataattaattttaggaaaaattaaaattaataatccaacctttttctTATTCGCcgtgaataatttcaactttggattattttttaataattcaacttttgctTTTAGTTTGCTGTCAGCATATTAAAAGGGTATGTTAACAGCAAACTAAGggcaaaagttggattattattattaaataaaatggcAACTGATAGTAAACCAAGGGCagaggttgaattattaaaaaataattcaaaagtgagattattcacagcgaatatgtaaaaaattaaattattaatatcaatttttccttaattcTATTCGTAAGTGAtgaaaatcaaatcttgaaaaaCAGACGATCAATAAACTTACCCATAATTCTTGCGCTTAATTAGTTGTTCCATTTTTATTAGTCAAACTTTTCAAACTTTGGAATTCTTTCAACATGCTTTCTATTCCTTTTATCATTCCATTAGCACTACTTACTACAATAATTTGATCTATTAGcctaattaactaattaattaaactatCATTAGGCGCCAATGAGATCTACACGTCTTGTTTTTAGTCCAATAAAAATGTGTTGAAAGTTGAAACTGACATTTAATTACTTATCGTTTCAGAACTTTTAATAAGAAAAACTAATAAAGCAGTAtaaattttgttgattttttcacATTCGAtttataataattgttattataatgaTATATTTTTACACAACATGTCAAAATCAGATGTGATTATTTCAAATCAgaggaattaaaaaaaaaaaaaaaagtcaaataccCTATGGAAAATGATGCAATCTCTCTCTTCCCCTACTGGACTGGTCAAGCCAGATTATTATATAGTGGCAGCATTAATACAAGAAATACCCAACAACTTGCATCAACAAATATCAAAAGGAATCATCTGTTTTGCGATCTGGGTCCTGTTTTTAGTCAATTTTATTAAACGGGTCGTTGTGATTTCATCTTCGATCGCTggaaatgaagaatttgacGACGGAAAATCACCTCAGACATGTTGAATCTTTGCCAGTTTTCCCATCTGGGGCTGGAAATATACCTAGTTTGAATGCTGTGATTCTTGGTGAAGCTCTTGCTTCTGAAGAAAATGATTATGTTTTTCCTAGCAAAGATTTTTCGAGCAATGCACTTATTTCTTCTCCTTCAGAGGTGATTTTTCTGctttttattgggtttttttgGGTGTTAAATATTTGCTATTTATAGAATATGGTAGTTGGGTTTGATGGTTTTATCAAATTTGTTATACTGTTATTGATTTGTTGGAATTCgctatattttgaaatttttttttttgaagtatttGGAGATGTATAAAAGGTCAGTAGAGGATCCAGCAGGGTTTTGGTCTGATATTGCTTCAGAGTTTTACTGGAAGAAGAAATGGGGAGAGCAAGTTTGTTCAGAAAATCTTGATGTGAGAAATGGAACTATAAATATTGAGGTGGgttatttgttttcaaaaatCATGATTTTGATCATTTTATTGGAAAAATCTTAACTTTTGAAGGAATGTGGTTAATCACTTATTTTGTTGTGATCTGAGCAGTGGTTCAAAGGTGGGATCACCAACATTTGCTATAATTGTTTGGATAGACATGTTGAGAGTGGAAATGGTGATAAAATTGCATTATACTGGGAAGGGAATGATCTTGGTTTGGATGATAAGTTGACTTTTAGCCAGCTTTTGGAGAAAGTCTGTCAGGTAAATGTTTTAGTTGTTTCTTCTCTTTTTGGTTTGGATCTAGACTAGTGTAACATAATTTAGTATTTGAttgctttttgaattcgtgattcGAACAAAATGGCCCAAAAAAGACTAAAACCACCATAATTTGCTATTTTTATTCGCGATTCGCTAGAAGATTAGAAATCATGTGATGCTGATCTAGACTATTAGTTTGATTTTAAGTGATGGAAAAGTTGTGCTAAGTTGACTTGTTAGGTGTGATGATTTGGGTGTTTTCAACAGCTAGCAAACTACTTGAAAGATGTTGGTGTTAAGAAGGGTGATTCCATCATCATCTATCTTCCTATGCTCATGGAACTTCCAATTGCAATGCTTGCGTGTGCTCGAATTGGTGCTATTCACTCGGTACTTCTCAAACCTTTTGCTTATGTGCTTCTCTTGAACGAATTCAATAGCTAtctaaaatttcaaattttaactaATCCGCTTCTTATTATGGCTATCATCACTTCTTTCTGATATGGGTGTTTGTTTAGGTTGTCTTTGCTGGATTCTCTGCCGAATCACTTGCGCAAAGGATCACTGATTGCAAGCCAAAAGTTGTCCTCACTTGCAATGCCGTCAAAAGAGGAGCAAAGGTTATTGGACTCAAAGACATTGTAGATGCTGCTATCGTTCAGTCAGCTAAAGACGGCGTTTCTGTAGGTACACACTaggctaaattttttttttagtcgtACTGCCTGTTTTCCCGTCCAAAATCCTACCAATGAGGGAGGGACCTACAATAGAGTTTGCTAATATTTAAGTCTAGGAGCAGCTGAATGCCCAAatgttttgtgtttgtgtttaatGGTTTTTTGGTAGCTAAGTTGAAAGACAATTAAACAGATACATATGCAATGGACAAATTTTGGTCCATGGAAGTCAAATTGCCTGATGAATAATCAATACTTGTGTTTCTAGTTGGCGACCTGATTGAATGAAAAGGAAAGGATATGATTTGTATGACCATGATTCGCTTGTATTCTTTGatgtaaaattttgtttttacatAATGTTCAATTTCTGATTATATGGAATTCATTGCTGATAACAGAAATGCCAAAACCTTGATCCCAACACATGGGATCAGCGACATGAACCGAAACAAGTCAATGTGAGAGATGGTTGGTAAAAAAAGTATGGTAATTATTCAGCCTATCTAATCCAAATCTACAAATAAGATAATcagtttcaatgatcatccaGGATCCATTCATATTCTACTCTTTCATTTATTCTGATCTGATGTCATATGTCCCAATTTTGTATATCATTTTTCACTGTCGGTATTGAGGTCAACTTTGGCATATCTCTTCCTTTTCTAACCTTCTCGAAATTCCAAATTTCCGCTTTTCTAAATGGTGCATTTATTACATAAGTTGAGATGAAATTCTCTGATTCATTGTTGTCCCCACAAAACGAAGCTTGACAAGTATGATTATGAATGTTCATTGCCGTCTTTCCATAAAAGAAGATGCAATTTGATGAGTTGTGGAAGCTACCCTGATCAACAATACTTAATACTctaattgttttcaattcggAGCATTTGTGTTCTTACTGGGTGCTAGTTGCATTTGTGTCGTGTAATCTGAAAATTTTCCCTATAAGCTTAAGAATCTgaagtaaaaatataattttttttaattatttgaacAGATGTATGCTTAACATATGAAAACCAGTCAGCTATGAAAAGAGAGAACACCAAATGGACTGAAGGACGAGACATTTGGTGGCAGGTCAGTATGATTTTCCAGCGATGTTTATACGACATTGATGGGCATGCGTCAATTCCCTTTATAGTCATTTTGGTCTTCTTACATAATCGGTTGTCTGTTATGACTCGGTATGATGGCAATAGACAATCTGTGTCTAgttattaattgtttaagtaagtttgaaatgattatttaaaGGGAATTAAATTTGTGATTTGCTCTTCAGGATGTTGTGCCAAAGTACCCTTGTACCTGTGATGTTGAATGGGTTGACGCAGAGGATCCTCTATTCTTGCTTTATACAAGTGGAAGCACCGGGAAACCCAAGGTATAATGGGTGACTATGCTTTCTATGTAATCAACGCTTTTGAATATTCAAAATTGATCAACTTTCTACCGTATATTGTCGGGATTAAGGCTTTGCCATTGTTGCTGATCAACTTTGTTGTTTAACTTTTGAATTCTTAACACGCTTAATTACGTGTAGGGTGTCCTGCACACTACTGGAGGATACATGGTGTACACTGCGACAACATTTAAGTATGCCTTTGAATACAAGCCCTCCGATATATACTGGTATTGATATATACTATAAtcaatttgtttatattatatatttttcttcttaCCGTTTTTTATGTGCTTATGAGAACATTTGTAGAATTGTTCTTGATTTCTTCTTGCATGTGATATATAGGTGCACAGCTGATTGTGGTTGGATCACTGGACACAGTTATGTCACATATGGCCCTTTGCTGAACGGAGCTAGTTGTCTTGTCTTCGAAGGGGTAACTATGCTGCCTCTTCCTTGAGTCTTTTAGATGTAGAAATGTTCGAAACAGATTCGTTGTAACCGAATCCAATTTGACCCGACTCCAAAAATGatctataattatgtaaaaaaatatgGGCACAAAACCCGATTTCAAACCGATCTGAAACATCTAGCCCGAAATCAACTCGATGAACCGAATGAATAGCTCTGTTTAGATGAATAAACATCCCAGTTTTTTAAATGTTAGTTTTATATCCAGTCTGCATATAAGCTATTTGTAGGATACATGTGCTAAGTATCTGGATATATATTGAGATCTTTAATCTTTATCTTTTAGAAAAGGGGGATGAAGTGTTCAATTGAAATACTGTTTAACGTCTGAAATTAGTCATTGCTGTCATTGAACTCTTGTTTTAATCTGGTTAGGGAACCGCAAATGTGTGCGTAGTTAACGTTAAAGTATCCGATTATTTACGTATTCTTGCTTGATTGTGTTATAGACTCCAACTTACCCAGATGCTGGACGCTGTTGGGACATTGTTGATAAATACAAAGTGACAATATTCTACACTGCTCCTACACTGATCAGATCTCTTATGCGCGAGGGCACCgaggtatatatatacataaagaCTCACACTCCACAAAATTTAGAAATTATAACATCATAACAAATCTCGGAAGTTACCTAACGTTTAGTACATTATATGTTCATGTGTCGGGTTTTTCTTGTAGTCTTTATATATTGATGAAGTATAGATTTTTAATGTGCGGGCATTCAATTTGTTACTGAATTTGCTCATTTTGTTATGCAGCATGTTACTCGGTACTCACGCAAATCCTTAAGAGTTTTAGGAAGTGTGGGGGAGCCAATCAATCCTAGCGCATGGAGGTCCTCAATCTCACTCCCTCATCCTCTGGACCTTTTATGATGATCGCCCGTATTAACCTTGAATGTGCTTTCTTTCAGGTGGTTTTACAATGTTGTTGGAGAATCCAGGTGTCCCATCTCTGACACTTGGTGGCAGACCGAAACTGGCGGTTTCATGGTGGGTGAAATACTCTTTcccctaattttttttgatacCCAATGACTGTTTATGGACTAATTTTAGCACAGTTTAATATGTTATTGACTTTGGCTTCCGACAGATAACTCCTTTACCAGGTGCCTGGGCACAGAAGCCCGGTTCTGCCACTTATCCTTTTTTTGGTGTTCAGGTTGATTGCAAAATTCATTTTTCCGCTGTTTAATCCCTCATATTCATCATTTACGCTCCTATATTCTCATTTTCGCACTGTTCCTCGTACAGCCTGTCATTGTAGATGAGAAGGGCAATGAGATAGAAGGTCAATGTAGCGGATACTTGTGTGTAAAGCACTCATGGCCATCCGCCTTCCGTACACTCTACGGCGATCATGAAAGATACGAAACCACTTATTTCAAGCCATTCCCTGGTTATTACTTTACCGGTGATGGCTGTAGCAGGTAATAATCTTTTCTCTTCGATGAGTGTAGTAAGCGTTTATATTATTCCGTAGAAGACATATTATGAATATAATCACTAATTACGCAACATTGGCATTGAGTGGGACTcattgggatgatgatgatgatgatatgcgACACTGGCATATTGAACGACTGGATCTtgtttcttcattttcatttgcTGAAGTCTTCGCTTGTATGTCCCAGGGATAAAGACGGCTATTACTGGCTCACCGGGAGAGTGGATGATGTCATCAATGTGAGGTATCTCCTGTTATCATATTGCCCCGAATTAAAGGATCTATAGCGTAAAGTAGCACATCAAATGACAATTTGTCGCGAATTTTTGTGTTCTGCACAGTGGTCATCGTATCGGCACAGCTGAAGTGGAATCTGCCCTAGTTTCACACCCTCAATGTGCTGAGGCTGCTGTAGTCGGAGTTGAGCATGAGGT from Amaranthus tricolor cultivar Red isolate AtriRed21 chromosome 3, ASM2621246v1, whole genome shotgun sequence includes:
- the LOC130809181 gene encoding WD repeat-containing protein LWD1-like yields the protein MGATAPTDPSKEANQDPSPDEQQKQRSEIYTYEAPWHIYAMNWSVRRDKKYRLAIASLTEHAQNRVEIVQLDDSTGEIKSDPSLSFDHPYPPTKAIFIPDKDCSKSDLLATSSDYLRIWHINSDSSNSSKVELKSFLNGNKNSEYCGPLTSFDWNEAEPRRIGTSSIDTTCTIWDIERETVDTQLIAHDKEVYDIAWGGAGVFASVSADGSVRVFDLRDKEHSTIIYESSEPDTPLVRLGWNKQDPRYMATIIMDNPKVVVLDIRFPTLPVVELQRHQASVNAIAWAPHSSCHICTAGDDMQALIWDLSSMGQPVEGGLDPILAYTAGAEIEQLQWSSSQPDWVAIAFSNKLQILRV
- the LOC130809185 gene encoding acetyl-coenzyme A synthetase, chloroplastic/glyoxysomal, which translates into the protein MKNLTTENHLRHVESLPVFPSGAGNIPSLNAVILGEALASEENDYVFPSKDFSSNALISSPSEYLEMYKRSVEDPAGFWSDIASEFYWKKKWGEQVCSENLDVRNGTINIEWFKGGITNICYNCLDRHVESGNGDKIALYWEGNDLGLDDKLTFSQLLEKVCQLANYLKDVGVKKGDSIIIYLPMLMELPIAMLACARIGAIHSVVFAGFSAESLAQRITDCKPKVVLTCNAVKRGAKVIGLKDIVDAAIVQSAKDGVSVDVCLTYENQSAMKRENTKWTEGRDIWWQDVVPKYPCTCDVEWVDAEDPLFLLYTSGSTGKPKGVLHTTGGYMVYTATTFKYAFEYKPSDIYWCTADCGWITGHSYVTYGPLLNGASCLVFEGTPTYPDAGRCWDIVDKYKVTIFYTAPTLIRSLMREGTEHVTRYSRKSLRVLGSVGEPINPSAWRWFYNVVGESRCPISDTWWQTETGGFMITPLPGAWAQKPGSATYPFFGVQPVIVDEKGNEIEGQCSGYLCVKHSWPSAFRTLYGDHERYETTYFKPFPGYYFTGDGCSRDKDGYYWLTGRVDDVINVSGHRIGTAEVESALVSHPQCAEAAVVGVEHEVKGQGIYAFVTLIEGVSYSDELRKSLVMTVRNQIGAFAAPDKIHWAPGLPKTRSGKIMRRILRKIASKQLDELGDISTLAEPAVVDQLIALADK